Proteins found in one Miscanthus floridulus cultivar M001 chromosome 4, ASM1932011v1, whole genome shotgun sequence genomic segment:
- the LOC136552831 gene encoding probable carboxylesterase 18, with amino-acid sequence MEMELEGGSNGQETEARAPPPPALPWMVQLQLYIIVAVGRIAMSRSGTVHRRFFSAVDRPARTSARQDKNGVRSADVTVDASRGLWARVFSPSQASAPLPVLVYFHGGAFTLLSASSIPYDDMCRRFCHGLGAVVVSVNYRLAPEHRCPAAYDDGVDVLRHLASAGLPDDVAVPVDLSRCFLAGDSAGGNIVHHVAQRWTGGMAPSSPTILRLAGAILIQPFFGGEARTGSEERLDGKAWVVTVRDSDWAWRAFLPEGADRNHPAAHVTDESADLADGFPPAMVVVGGLDPLQDWQRQYAGVLDKKGKVVQLEEFDEAIHGFFWFPELPETGKLTAKMKAFMESSA; translated from the coding sequence ATGGAAATGGAGCTGGAAGGTGGCAGCAACGGGCAAGAAACGGAGGCACGCGCTCCACCGCCGCCAGCGCTGCCATGGATGGTGCAGCTCCAGCTCTACATCATCGTCGCCGTCGGCAGGATCGCGATGAGCCGCAGCGGCACGGTCCACCGCCGCTTCTTCTCCGCCGTCGACCGCCCGGCCCGCACCAGCGCCCGCCAGGACAAGAACGGTGTCCGGTCCGCCGACGTCACCGTCGACGCGTCGCGCGGGCTCTGGGCTCGCGTGTTCTCGCCGTCACAGGCCTCGGCGCCGCTCCCCGTGCTGGTCTACTTCCACGGCGGCGCCTTCACGCTGCTGTCCGCCTCGTCCATCCCGTACGACGACATGTGCCGCCGGTTCTGCCACGGCCTCGGCGCCGTCGTGGTGTCCGTCAACTACCGTCTGGCCCCCGAGCACCGGTGCCCCGCCGCGTACGACGACGGCGTGGACGTGCTGCGGCACCTCGCCTCCGCCGGCCTCCCCGACGACGTCGCCGTCCCCGTGGACCTCTCGCGGTGCTTCCTCGCCGGGGACAGCGCCGGCGGCAACATCGTCCACCACGTGGCCCAGCGCTGGACGGGCGGCATGGCGCCCTCTAGCCCCACCATCCTCCGCCTCGCCGGCGCCATCCTGATACAGCCGTTCTTCGGCGGAGAGGCGCGCACGGGCTCGGAGGAGAGGCTGGACGGGAAGGCGTGGGTGGTGACCGTGCGGGACTCGGACTGGGCGTGGCGGGCGTTCCTGCCTGAGGGCGCCGACCGGAACCACCCGGCCGCGCACGTGACCGACGAGAGCGCGGACCTGGCGGACGGATTCCCGCCGGCGATGGTGGTGGTCGGCGGGCTCGACCCGCTGCAGGACTGGCAGCGGCAGTACGCCGGCGTGCTGGATAAGAAGGGGAAGGTGGTGCAGCTGGAGGAGTTCGATGAGGCGATTCACGGCTTCTTCTGGTTCCCCGAGCTCCCCGAGACCGGCAAGCTCACGGCGAAGATGAAGGCGTTCATGGAGTCGAGTGCTTGA